One Candidatus Aminicenantes bacterium genomic window carries:
- a CDS encoding monofunctional biosynthetic peptidoglycan transglycosylase gives MEKGLPALPRGVRIILMAFKLRINLVRRSRRNKRAFPFRHPLLFLGMLALAGSLAGAAWIYLSLPGVESLSRSHPSLTALIKLRMRQAKREAKPYAIHQEWTAWEHFPPLLRRAVVASEDAAFYSHEGVDLFELKESLKKNLHAGKKARGGSTITMQLARNLFLSPRKSLLRKLREILIARRLEAVLSKQRILHLYLNIVELGRGVFGFPAAAKRFFGRSLESLTITEILRLVAVLPKPLRVSPLSNSRYLQWRVRLVADRMVQRGHLTPQQRARIESDL, from the coding sequence ATGGAAAAGGGGTTGCCCGCTCTGCCCCGCGGCGTTAGAATCATTCTCATGGCATTCAAGCTGCGTATCAACCTGGTCCGGCGTTCTCGCCGCAACAAGCGTGCTTTCCCTTTTCGCCACCCGCTTCTTTTCCTGGGAATGCTGGCCCTTGCCGGGTCCCTGGCCGGAGCCGCCTGGATCTACCTCTCGTTGCCCGGGGTGGAATCCCTGTCCCGCAGCCATCCTTCGCTTACCGCGCTCATAAAATTGCGGATGCGGCAGGCAAAGAGAGAAGCGAAACCCTATGCCATTCACCAGGAATGGACCGCCTGGGAACATTTTCCTCCTCTTTTGCGGCGGGCCGTGGTGGCTTCCGAAGATGCCGCTTTTTACAGCCATGAGGGCGTTGACTTGTTTGAGTTGAAAGAATCCCTGAAAAAAAACCTGCACGCCGGCAAAAAGGCGCGCGGCGGCAGCACCATTACCATGCAGCTGGCGCGAAATCTATTCCTTTCGCCGCGCAAGTCACTTTTGCGCAAGCTGCGTGAAATCCTTATCGCACGGCGCCTGGAAGCCGTTTTGAGTAAGCAACGCATCCTGCACCTTTACCTCAACATCGTGGAACTGGGGCGCGGTGTGTTCGGCTTTCCCGCGGCGGCAAAACGCTTTTTCGGGCGGTCGCTCGAAAGCCTTACAATTACTGAAATCCTGCGCCTGGTGGCCGTGCTGCCCAAGCCCCTGCGGGTAAGCCCCCTCTCCAATTCGCGCTATCTGCAGTGGCGGGTGCGCCTGGTGGCCGACCGCATGGTTCAACGTGGCCACCTCACCCCGCAACAGCGTGCCCGCATCGAATCCGACCTCTGA
- a CDS encoding D-alanine--D-alanine ligase, with protein sequence MEQQVNRKKKSVCILFGGRSAEHDVSILSATAVFRNLDRARFTPQLVYISREGLWRPVNEHEMATPTAGSLSRGLFQPMLPWLCGGTPLIRADICFPVLHGPNGEDGRIPALLELAGMPFVGAGSLGSALAMDKGTAKILFHAAGIETPDFLVFTRNRIKEIRRNVTERLDWPVFVKPCNLGSSVGITKVKAPAELEAAVDLAFRHDSRIIVEQGIQGREIEVAVMGNNHLEVSQPGELIPHNDFYDYADKYIDGKTTFSIPANLDRNRSEKIRDLAARAFQSLYLFGLSRVDFFLEEPGGRILVNEINTMPGFTEISMFPKLFLLEDYTFQSLVTRLIDYGLARQTDGSSR encoded by the coding sequence CTGGAGCAGCAGGTGAACCGCAAAAAAAAATCGGTATGTATTCTGTTCGGGGGACGATCCGCCGAGCACGACGTATCCATACTCTCGGCCACGGCCGTCTTTCGCAACCTGGACCGGGCACGCTTCACCCCGCAACTCGTTTACATCAGCCGGGAGGGGCTGTGGCGGCCCGTAAACGAACATGAGATGGCGACGCCCACGGCCGGGTCCCTTTCCAGGGGGTTGTTTCAACCCATGCTGCCCTGGCTGTGCGGGGGTACACCCCTGATTCGGGCGGACATCTGTTTTCCCGTGCTGCACGGCCCCAACGGCGAGGACGGACGCATCCCCGCACTGCTGGAACTCGCAGGCATGCCGTTCGTGGGCGCGGGCAGCCTGGGCTCCGCCCTGGCCATGGACAAGGGAACGGCCAAAATCCTGTTTCATGCCGCGGGCATTGAGACGCCGGATTTCCTGGTCTTTACCCGCAACCGCATCAAAGAGATCCGCCGCAATGTCACGGAACGCCTCGACTGGCCGGTTTTTGTCAAACCCTGCAACCTGGGGTCATCCGTGGGAATCACCAAGGTAAAGGCTCCCGCGGAATTGGAAGCAGCTGTTGACCTGGCGTTTCGTCACGACTCGCGCATCATCGTCGAACAGGGTATCCAGGGACGGGAGATCGAAGTGGCGGTGATGGGCAACAACCACCTCGAGGTATCCCAGCCCGGTGAACTGATCCCACACAATGATTTCTACGATTACGCGGACAAATACATTGACGGCAAGACCACCTTCTCGATTCCGGCCAACCTGGACCGAAACAGGTCTGAAAAAATCCGTGACCTGGCCGCGCGCGCGTTTCAGAGCCTGTATCTCTTCGGCCTGAGCCGGGTGGATTTTTTCCTGGAAGAGCCCGGTGGACGGATCCTGGTCAATGAAATCAACACCATGCCCGGATTCACCGAGATCAGCATGTTCCCCAAACTCTTCCTTCTCGAAGATTACACGTTTCAATCCCTGGTCACCCGGCTCATCGACTACGGCCTGGCACGGCAAACGGATGGGAGCAGCCGGTAG
- the ruvX gene encoding Holliday junction resolvase RuvX, producing the protein MHRDQHVPQTLPSRRLHVSIPGHPAHRLRPGTANGWEQPVVIVLAVDFGTRRLGLALGNTELRTAVPLPPLRRRDLAHDVDCLKRLQKEYDVESLLFGRPSNMDGTPGRMQAAAENFANHLRKQLELPLDWQDERLTSVAADELLSDREPDPFKRKALLDSVAAMLFLNDFLESQ; encoded by the coding sequence ATTCACCGAGATCAGCATGTTCCCCAAACTCTTCCTTCTCGAAGATTACACGTTTCAATCCCTGGTCACCCGGCTCATCGACTACGGCCTGGCACGGCAAACGGATGGGAGCAGCCGGTAGTGATCGTGCTGGCCGTCGATTTCGGCACCCGCAGGTTGGGGCTTGCCCTGGGCAACACGGAGTTGCGCACCGCCGTTCCCCTTCCGCCTCTGCGCCGTCGCGACCTGGCGCATGACGTTGATTGCCTGAAACGTCTTCAGAAAGAGTACGATGTGGAGTCTCTGCTTTTCGGGCGTCCATCAAACATGGACGGCACCCCGGGACGAATGCAGGCCGCGGCGGAGAACTTCGCCAACCACCTGCGCAAGCAACTGGAGCTGCCGCTTGACTGGCAGGACGAACGCCTGACCAGCGTGGCGGCGGACGAGCTCCTTTCCGACCGGGAACCCGATCCTTTCAAACGCAAGGCCTTGCTCGATTCCGTGGCCGCCATGCTGTTCCTGAACGACTTTTTGGAGTCTCAATGA
- the mltG gene encoding endolytic transglycosylase MltG — protein sequence MKKLIVILLIVVLALCAWVGWQAWHQVFRPFQAYAGTLTLQIPPGEPVAVTAERLERRGVVSSRSWFLVYYRLFHRGTVFKTGEYRFTRPLTMKQVILKLHQGQVVLHKVTVTEGLTIRETAGTVCAQLDIDRKAFLESAGDPTPIRDLDPDAGDLEGYLYPDTYHVPATLDAPAMVSLMVEHFRERFNRTLEWRSHEMKLTVRQVITLASLIEKETADRSERFLISSVFHNRLRIGMSLACDPTIIYALKRDGKWRGKLGWAELKYDSPYNTRLYAGLPPGPICNPGIASIEAALYPESTKFLYFVSKDGRTHHFSRTLQEHNRAVRKYILDK from the coding sequence ATGAAAAAACTGATCGTCATCCTGCTGATTGTGGTTCTTGCCTTGTGCGCCTGGGTCGGCTGGCAGGCGTGGCACCAGGTGTTCCGCCCTTTTCAGGCATATGCAGGGACCCTCACCCTGCAAATCCCCCCGGGTGAACCTGTTGCCGTCACGGCGGAACGGCTGGAACGCCGGGGCGTGGTCTCCAGCCGGTCCTGGTTCCTGGTTTATTACCGGCTGTTTCACCGGGGCACCGTGTTCAAGACCGGCGAATACCGTTTCACCAGGCCATTGACCATGAAACAGGTTATCCTCAAGCTCCATCAAGGCCAGGTCGTGCTGCACAAGGTCACTGTCACCGAAGGGCTGACCATCCGGGAAACGGCTGGGACTGTCTGCGCGCAATTGGACATTGACCGGAAAGCCTTTCTGGAAAGCGCAGGGGACCCTACCCCGATTCGGGACCTTGATCCCGATGCGGGTGACCTGGAAGGCTACCTGTATCCGGATACCTATCACGTGCCGGCCACTCTTGACGCCCCGGCCATGGTGTCGCTCATGGTCGAACACTTCCGCGAACGCTTCAACCGCACCCTGGAATGGCGCAGCCACGAAATGAAACTCACGGTTCGCCAGGTGATTACCCTGGCCTCCCTGATCGAGAAAGAGACCGCGGACCGGAGCGAACGTTTCCTGATTTCATCCGTGTTTCATAACCGCCTGCGCATCGGCATGTCCCTGGCCTGTGATCCCACCATCATATATGCATTGAAACGGGACGGAAAATGGCGAGGTAAGCTGGGTTGGGCCGAGCTGAAATACGATTCCCCATATAACACCCGCCTGTACGCGGGCCTGCCGCCGGGACCGATCTGCAACCCGGGCATCGCGTCTATTGAAGCGGCCCTTTACCCGGAAAGCACCAAGTTCCTCTATTTCGTTTCCAAGGACGGGCGCACCCATCATTTTTCCAGGACCCTGCAGGAACACAACCGCGCGGTGCGCAAGTACATCCTGGACAAGTAG
- a CDS encoding response regulator transcription factor, translated as MNAKILVIDDDRKLNRLLESYLARFGYQVQSHAHPKEGLEALQRYSPDLVILDVMLPEMDGFEVCRTIRRTSSVPVIMLTARGEVTDRIVGLEIGADDYLPKPFEPRELVARIQTILRRARGESPSHTRRVGDLYMDLEKRRVLLAEKEISMTGAEFETLALLTRRPGVVYSRDQIMEHLWDIQDDGESRSVDVLISRLRQKLGDDARSPRLIKTVWGAGYVYVGGDSP; from the coding sequence ATGAATGCAAAGATCCTGGTCATCGACGATGACCGAAAACTCAACCGCCTGCTGGAAAGTTACCTGGCCCGGTTTGGGTACCAGGTGCAGTCGCACGCCCACCCCAAGGAAGGCCTGGAAGCATTGCAACGCTACTCTCCGGACCTGGTGATCCTGGATGTCATGCTTCCGGAAATGGACGGCTTCGAGGTTTGCCGTACCATTCGCCGCACCAGTTCAGTTCCGGTGATCATGCTCACGGCCCGGGGAGAAGTGACGGATCGCATCGTCGGTTTGGAAATCGGCGCCGATGATTACCTGCCCAAACCCTTTGAGCCCCGGGAACTGGTTGCAAGAATTCAGACCATCCTGAGGCGAGCCCGGGGAGAGAGCCCATCGCACACCCGCCGCGTGGGCGACCTGTACATGGACCTGGAAAAACGCCGGGTCCTGCTGGCGGAAAAAGAGATCAGCATGACCGGCGCCGAGTTCGAGACCCTGGCGCTGCTGACCCGGCGCCCGGGCGTGGTCTACTCCCGCGACCAGATCATGGAGCACCTTTGGGACATTCAGGATGATGGAGAAAGCCGCTCCGTGGATGTGTTGATCAGCCGGCTGCGTCAGAAGCTGGGAGACGACGCGCGCTCTCCCCGCCTGATCAAAACCGTCTGGGGGGCCGGATATGTATACGTGGGAGGCGACTCTCCGTAA
- a CDS encoding HAMP domain-containing histidine kinase, giving the protein MGLTRRIRSSLFLKILLIFSLALVLMILFIAGAHRLLFKPPMRFESILNHSVTYAQLVARDLGNPPALERAQDLARHLHLQIRYESKGNAWSTHEGMEALARHELVSLKGMGGATAGFTPYGLCARIPVERGNLLFLLRPWKKGFHHRVNQLILSVSVLAVLLIVGIWFLIQALLRPIRTLREGIVKLGSGQMDFRMHSTRQDELGELIRSFNRMSDRIREMIRSRDRLLLDVSHEMRSPLTRIKLALEFLEPGEPRQAILEDVEDVERMITAILESERLENPHGSLQLTSVSLREVVTEVGTALEGRPPGIQWQGVSRDLMVRADVERLRILLRNILDNALRHSSNSTQPVEVSAENQKNGITLLIRDYGCGMAPEELSHIFEPFYRADRSRSKQTGGYGLGMNMCWKIMHAHGGSIHVDSRPGRGTTVTLEFPA; this is encoded by the coding sequence ATGGGATTGACCCGCCGAATTCGCTCCTCCCTGTTTCTGAAAATCCTGCTGATATTTTCCCTGGCGCTGGTGTTGATGATCCTTTTCATCGCCGGGGCACACCGCCTGCTCTTCAAACCTCCCATGCGCTTCGAAAGCATCCTGAACCACTCGGTCACTTACGCCCAGCTGGTCGCCCGCGATTTGGGAAACCCGCCGGCGCTTGAGCGGGCACAGGATCTGGCCCGACACCTCCACTTGCAAATCCGCTATGAATCCAAGGGCAACGCGTGGTCCACCCATGAAGGTATGGAGGCCCTCGCCCGTCATGAACTGGTCAGCCTGAAGGGAATGGGCGGCGCGACCGCGGGATTCACACCCTACGGCCTATGCGCCCGTATTCCCGTGGAAAGGGGAAACCTGCTCTTTTTGCTGCGACCATGGAAAAAGGGGTTTCATCATCGCGTCAACCAGTTGATCCTCTCCGTTTCCGTACTGGCGGTGCTGTTGATCGTCGGCATCTGGTTCCTGATCCAGGCCCTGTTGCGTCCCATCCGCACCCTGCGTGAAGGCATTGTTAAATTGGGCTCCGGCCAGATGGACTTCCGCATGCACTCCACAAGACAGGACGAACTGGGGGAATTGATCCGTTCATTCAACCGCATGTCGGACCGCATCCGGGAAATGATCCGTTCCCGGGACCGCCTGCTGCTCGATGTGAGCCACGAGATGCGCTCCCCACTGACTCGAATCAAGTTGGCGCTTGAGTTCCTGGAACCGGGTGAACCCCGCCAGGCCATCCTGGAAGACGTCGAAGACGTGGAACGCATGATAACGGCCATCCTGGAGAGCGAGCGCCTGGAAAATCCCCACGGCAGTCTGCAGTTGACATCCGTTTCCCTGCGGGAAGTCGTCACTGAGGTGGGAACGGCCCTGGAAGGCCGGCCGCCTGGAATTCAATGGCAAGGTGTTTCCAGGGATCTGATGGTCCGCGCGGATGTCGAGCGCCTGCGCATTCTTCTGCGCAACATCCTGGATAACGCCCTGCGTCACTCCAGCAATTCCACTCAGCCGGTGGAAGTATCCGCCGAGAATCAAAAAAACGGCATTACCCTGCTGATCCGCGATTACGGCTGCGGCATGGCGCCTGAAGAATTAAGTCATATCTTTGAGCCTTTTTACCGGGCCGACCGCTCGCGCAGCAAGCAGACCGGCGGATATGGCCTGGGCATGAACATGTGCTGGAAAATCATGCATGCCCATGGCGGCAGTATCCATGTAGACAGCCGGCCCGGCCGTGGCACCACGGTTACGCTGGAATTCCCGGCATGA
- a CDS encoding TolC family protein: MQLGNRGGHMFTIVGKTFFRVIGFIAILGLAGPVTISLHGAPLSGNTLTLQEAIHIALQQNPDLLLAANRSRSSEITWEKQRGSFLPDLSLSSSGNRQAGKSVDPVSGDYTASAYTRFSLNLSSSLTLFNGFANTSSLHQTRENRDAAQAELSRTRQGVVFSVTNEFVRSLTARSFVSVEKENHKAQENLLKQISAFFEAGRRSVADLYQQQAEIAASEYRLQEAERAYQEAAIALLQSLGRDPGMDILLQEPAVDEMVKSLQVILDDHSASAENIPDRPDIAAGENRVAAARYAVRAARSGYYPRLSVSAGVGSSYSSAIPGSDLEDQLLDRNLSASISLNLAVPLFDRGLTRQEVAAAKIQLDNEQVTLARRRRQVTAEVRQARLNWESASRQLASANTQLKYAGAALNSVEDRYRASTATLSEVSQSRALYRQARYNHVAARYTLLLRGLEILYSRGDEENLLALVTESAMDDAAAPATQGEHE; encoded by the coding sequence ATGCAGTTGGGCAACCGAGGAGGACACATGTTCACGATTGTCGGCAAGACCTTTTTCCGCGTCATCGGGTTCATCGCCATCCTGGGATTGGCGGGGCCGGTAACGATATCCCTCCACGGGGCGCCATTATCCGGAAACACACTTACCCTGCAGGAAGCCATACACATCGCGTTACAGCAGAACCCCGACCTGCTGTTGGCGGCAAACCGCTCCCGCAGCAGTGAAATCACGTGGGAAAAACAGCGCGGATCGTTTCTTCCCGATCTAAGCCTCTCTTCATCCGGCAACCGCCAGGCGGGAAAATCCGTGGATCCGGTGAGTGGAGACTACACGGCTTCCGCTTATACCCGGTTCAGCCTGAACCTCTCTTCCAGCCTGACGCTTTTCAACGGTTTCGCCAATACGTCCAGCCTCCACCAAACGCGGGAAAACCGGGATGCCGCTCAGGCTGAGTTGTCACGCACGCGCCAGGGCGTTGTCTTTTCCGTAACCAATGAATTCGTTCGATCCCTCACGGCACGCAGTTTCGTATCCGTGGAAAAAGAGAATCATAAAGCCCAGGAAAATCTCTTGAAACAAATCAGCGCGTTTTTTGAAGCCGGACGGCGCTCGGTGGCGGACCTCTACCAGCAGCAAGCGGAAATCGCCGCCTCTGAATACCGCTTGCAGGAAGCGGAACGTGCCTACCAGGAAGCAGCGATTGCCCTGCTGCAATCGCTGGGTCGGGATCCCGGCATGGATATCCTGCTTCAGGAACCTGCGGTTGATGAAATGGTGAAAAGTCTTCAGGTTATCCTTGATGATCATTCCGCCTCAGCGGAGAATATTCCGGACCGGCCGGATATCGCGGCCGGGGAAAATCGCGTGGCCGCGGCCCGGTACGCGGTCCGTGCCGCGCGTTCAGGTTATTACCCGCGCCTGTCGGTTTCCGCCGGAGTGGGAAGTTCTTATTCGAGTGCCATTCCGGGATCGGACCTGGAAGACCAGCTGCTGGACCGCAACCTGTCGGCAAGTATCAGCCTGAACCTGGCCGTTCCCCTGTTTGACCGCGGCCTGACCCGTCAGGAAGTGGCCGCGGCAAAGATCCAATTGGATAACGAACAAGTAACCCTTGCGCGTCGGCGTCGCCAGGTCACCGCCGAAGTCCGCCAGGCGCGGTTGAACTGGGAAAGCGCATCCAGACAGCTTGCCAGTGCCAACACGCAATTGAAATACGCCGGAGCCGCCCTGAACAGTGTAGAAGACCGGTACCGCGCCAGTACCGCCACCCTGTCCGAAGTCAGCCAGTCAAGGGCCCTGTACAGGCAAGCCCGCTACAATCACGTGGCGGCGCGTTACACCCTGTTGCTTCGCGGCCTGGAGATCCTCTACAGCCGGGGAGACGAAGAGAATCTGCTGGCCCTGGTCACTGAATCGGCTATGGATGATGCTGCCGCACCCGCAACACAAGGAGAACATGAATGA